The following coding sequences are from one Parabacteroides pacaensis window:
- a CDS encoding BF3164 family lipoprotein, translating into MNFIKVLWVANVLFILGTSSCSPSLKNGFELIDPQEALTLRSEMFLSDEKVTNVFYDIAIMDTFVIFADYFSDSIIQIHSLNTPGRIIKSLYRGNGPNEFISPYFNKSVPPHYQTEELGFIDLNARKLGSVRLKENRRNIHSENLPAAFPFCTDLNRTEDYSYGIDTDINSKSMFFIWDNKKEQLIKGIPFYPTLKKDYPEEAHSFLYSGHLCVNEKTESIVMVMLNLNMVHFYSLKGEINKSYVIGKQLNSPDVASKFLDFPKDNKYFTDICGTDKFVYCLYNGTNKHDGSSEIFVFNWNNTFVKKLQLNNPLQKIIVDKSDKYLLGININTEGGTEVVRFLLKD; encoded by the coding sequence ATGAATTTTATAAAGGTACTATGGGTCGCAAATGTTTTATTTATATTAGGAACAAGCTCATGCAGCCCTTCTTTAAAAAACGGATTCGAATTAATAGATCCCCAAGAAGCCTTGACTCTCCGCTCGGAAATGTTTTTATCGGATGAAAAAGTAACCAACGTGTTCTATGATATAGCTATCATGGACACGTTTGTTATATTTGCTGATTATTTTAGTGATTCTATTATACAAATTCATTCTCTCAACACCCCCGGCCGGATAATAAAGTCCCTATACCGGGGAAATGGCCCGAATGAATTTATTTCTCCCTATTTTAACAAGTCTGTTCCTCCTCATTATCAAACGGAAGAATTAGGATTCATCGATTTAAATGCTAGAAAATTAGGAAGTGTCCGATTGAAAGAAAACAGAAGAAATATACACTCTGAAAACTTACCTGCTGCCTTCCCTTTTTGTACTGATTTAAATAGAACGGAAGACTATAGTTATGGCATCGATACGGATATTAATAGTAAAAGTATGTTTTTTATTTGGGACAATAAAAAGGAACAACTCATAAAAGGCATCCCTTTTTATCCCACACTGAAAAAAGACTATCCGGAAGAAGCTCATTCGTTTTTATACTCCGGGCATCTTTGTGTAAATGAAAAGACCGAAAGTATAGTAATGGTCATGTTAAACTTAAATATGGTTCATTTCTATAGTTTGAAAGGAGAAATTAATAAATCGTATGTTATCGGTAAACAGTTAAATAGTCCGGATGTCGCTAGCAAATTTCTAGACTTTCCTAAGGATAATAAGTATTTTACCGATATCTGCGGAACTGATAAATTTGTCTATTGCCTGTATAATGGAACGAACAAACATGACGGTTCTTCTGAAATCTTTGTTTTTAACTGGAATAATACCTTTGTAAAAAAGTTACAGCTCAATAACCCCTTACAAAAAATAATAGTAGATAAATCAGACAAATATTTGCTTGGAATAAACATCAATACAGAAGGCGGCACAGAGGTTGTGCGATTTTTGTTAAAAGACTAG
- a CDS encoding 3-keto-disaccharide hydrolase, with amino-acid sequence MRIYGILAAILLAATFGCSQAQTSNQLSKKEKKEGYQLLFDGKSLDNWINNADEYYVKDECIVKKASGFGNLYSKEEFDNFVLRFDFQLTPGANNGLGLRHVVMPKDKGYLGMELQILDNDAPQYKDLKPYQYHGGLYNYAPAKRGYLKPTGEWNTQEVIADGTHIQIILNGTLILDTDLKKVTEGIPAEKIQPGLLSKTGHIAFLGHDSEVKFKNIRIKKLK; translated from the coding sequence ATGAGAATATATGGTATATTGGCGGCAATACTTCTTGCCGCCACTTTCGGCTGTTCACAAGCCCAAACATCCAATCAATTATCCAAAAAGGAAAAAAAGGAGGGTTACCAGCTTCTTTTCGATGGAAAATCATTAGATAACTGGATCAATAATGCTGATGAATATTATGTAAAGGATGAATGTATCGTTAAAAAAGCCAGTGGTTTCGGCAATCTCTATTCGAAAGAAGAATTCGATAATTTCGTTCTCCGGTTTGATTTTCAACTGACTCCGGGAGCCAATAACGGCTTGGGGTTACGCCACGTCGTCATGCCGAAAGATAAAGGGTATTTGGGGATGGAATTGCAGATATTGGACAATGATGCTCCGCAGTATAAGGATCTTAAACCGTATCAATATCACGGAGGGTTGTATAATTACGCTCCTGCTAAACGGGGTTACCTGAAACCGACCGGCGAATGGAACACGCAGGAAGTGATTGCAGACGGAACTCATATCCAAATCATTTTAAACGGTACGCTTATCTTGGATACTGACCTGAAAAAAGTGACGGAAGGCATTCCCGCCGAAAAAATCCAACCAGGCCTTTTAAGTAAGACAGGACATATTGCCTTCTTAGGACACGATTCGGAAGTGAAATTCAAAAATATCCGGATCAAGAAACTTAAATAA
- a CDS encoding 6-bladed beta-propeller gives MKRVFIICIEILFALSCQAVQREKNSSLLTITIDKMDDILNLSTIVDSIQYIPLSNDFLIRDIDMLQVDDNGNLYIRDSEKNGIYKFDKNGQFITQISRKGQGPGEYSRIYDFDIVDNKIVINDSKFLYFDLDGKFFDALSKPTTGTFFRICKDTICIGSGRFLSVCINDKMTDYNFDTSKDYFDYIHSSHFAKNGDEIYWEDCYNDTIYQVTQGRPVPFLYVDFKDLKLPKDIPIDNSIFDNPRVKHYCTDINKFKISDDYISFRYDIDKIIWTCIYNRHTLETYAYNSLQNDIDPVLVLFSPRAIKGKKMYFVTDGPFMYNTYVWLKSSEAKENQALADKMVKILGRTPTEEDNPTITIITGK, from the coding sequence ATGAAAAGGGTATTTATTATTTGTATAGAAATACTGTTTGCCCTTTCTTGCCAAGCAGTACAAAGAGAAAAGAATAGTAGTTTGTTGACGATTACTATTGATAAGATGGATGATATACTTAATTTAAGCACTATTGTTGATTCCATCCAGTACATTCCTTTATCGAATGATTTTCTTATTAGGGATATTGACATGCTTCAAGTGGATGATAATGGAAATTTATACATAAGAGATAGTGAAAAGAATGGAATTTACAAATTTGATAAAAACGGACAATTCATTACACAAATATCCAGAAAAGGTCAAGGTCCGGGTGAATATTCAAGGATTTATGATTTTGATATAGTAGATAATAAGATTGTTATTAATGATAGTAAATTTCTTTATTTTGACTTAGATGGAAAGTTTTTTGATGCGTTAAGTAAACCTACAACAGGGACATTTTTTAGGATATGTAAAGACACAATTTGTATAGGAAGTGGTCGTTTTTTATCTGTTTGTATAAATGATAAAATGACTGACTATAACTTTGATACTTCTAAAGATTATTTTGACTATATTCATTCTTCCCATTTTGCTAAAAATGGGGATGAAATTTATTGGGAAGACTGTTATAATGATACTATTTATCAAGTAACCCAAGGTCGTCCGGTTCCGTTTTTGTATGTAGACTTCAAGGATTTGAAATTACCTAAAGATATTCCCATAGATAACAGTATTTTTGATAATCCTCGTGTAAAACATTATTGTACAGATATTAATAAATTCAAAATTTCAGATGATTATATATCTTTTCGTTATGATATTGATAAAATAATATGGACCTGCATTTATAACAGACATACTTTAGAGACTTATGCTTATAATAGTCTTCAGAATGATATAGACCCTGTTCTTGTTTTATTTTCTCCGCGTGCTATTAAAGGGAAAAAAATGTATTTTGTTACAGATGGCCCTTTTATGTATAACACGTATGTATGGTTAAAGAGTAGTGAGGCGAAAGAAAACCAGGCATTAGCAGATAAAATGGTAAAGATTTTAGGTAGAACACCCACAGAAGAAGATAATCCGACCATTACCATCATAACGGGGAAATAA
- a CDS encoding DUF5000 domain-containing lipoprotein yields MKNWIILFVIVSGFVAQSCSESPVGQQPIDSTPPGPVSNVVVKNIPGGAILSYTLPDDEDLLYVKALYNLKGGMAEAKSSLYNDTIKVLGFGDTEPREVSIIAVDRSRNESAPVKATVTPEEAPVITIGKTLHLMEDFGGVQGQWLNPNRDEVTVHIVKEDEYGDYQPLETFYTTVAEGKGAARGLDTIPGSFGIYVKDRWGNVCPTLYKDLTPMFETSFDKNMWANAKLPNDIDDTQGWVMSRIWDGIYGPGDNGFSSPGGTGVWPQSITIDLGVLGKISRLQLFQRGSNYIFAEGNPKLFEVYGAKDYDPSGNWDSWTLLGSFESIKPSGLPLGQHSAEDDDVALTSGEDFIMPLDVPAVRWIRIKVLKTWAGGDNFQIGELFVYGDNRSHLYE; encoded by the coding sequence ATGAAAAATTGGATTATATTATTTGTCATCGTCTCAGGCTTTGTTGCCCAATCATGCAGTGAATCTCCTGTGGGCCAGCAACCCATCGATTCGACACCTCCCGGCCCTGTGTCGAATGTGGTTGTAAAGAATATTCCGGGAGGGGCTATCCTGAGTTATACCTTACCTGATGACGAGGATTTATTGTATGTAAAAGCACTTTATAATTTGAAAGGCGGCATGGCGGAAGCTAAAAGCTCGCTTTACAACGATACGATTAAAGTACTCGGATTCGGTGATACCGAGCCGCGGGAAGTATCTATTATAGCGGTAGACCGCAGTCGCAATGAGTCGGCTCCGGTAAAAGCGACCGTTACCCCGGAAGAAGCTCCTGTAATTACCATCGGTAAAACGCTTCATTTGATGGAGGACTTCGGCGGTGTGCAAGGACAATGGTTGAATCCGAACCGGGATGAAGTTACCGTTCATATTGTAAAAGAAGATGAATATGGCGATTACCAGCCGTTGGAAACTTTCTATACTACTGTGGCAGAGGGCAAAGGAGCAGCCCGTGGGTTGGATACGATTCCCGGAAGTTTCGGAATCTATGTAAAGGACCGTTGGGGGAATGTATGCCCTACACTTTATAAAGATTTGACTCCTATGTTCGAAACGTCGTTTGATAAGAATATGTGGGCAAATGCTAAACTTCCTAATGATATCGATGATACGCAAGGTTGGGTAATGTCTCGTATTTGGGATGGTATTTATGGTCCGGGCGACAATGGTTTCAGCTCTCCGGGAGGAACAGGTGTTTGGCCTCAGTCTATTACCATCGATTTGGGAGTACTAGGTAAAATTAGTCGTTTACAGCTTTTCCAGCGTGGTTCGAATTATATTTTTGCCGAAGGGAACCCTAAACTGTTTGAAGTGTATGGGGCAAAAGATTATGACCCTTCGGGCAATTGGGATAGCTGGACATTGCTGGGATCTTTCGAATCGATAAAGCCTTCCGGGCTGCCTTTGGGACAACATTCTGCCGAGGATGACGATGTGGCTCTCACCTCCGGAGAAGATTTTATCATGCCTCTGGATGTTCCGGCCGTTCGCTGGATTCGTATCAAGGTATTGAAGACCTGGGCTGGAGGTGATAATTTCCAGATTGGGGAACTGTTTGTGTATGGTGATAATAGATCTCACTTGTATGAATAA
- a CDS encoding DUF4998 domain-containing protein: protein MKFNKIYFALLLFGAIAVQSCSKMNDLTDEYLDQGEINYAAKVDSVVVLAGENRIQLNLIIKAQRIEDVRIYWNNYADSVDVNVGGATGTFPVMLDDMPESGYLFQIVSFDKYGNESLKYEATGTSYGEDYKRTLSNRSYITEFTRYDMEGDSLVIYWGGLVRGAISMGLQYTDLSGKTVRTEVPVEANATTLHNVKGNVQYNVRFLPEESAIDTFETAPNSIPVYYEHPVDKKDWKIIAYSSASASPVWPATNAIDGDINTPWHTEHNPTAPFPHYFIVDMGRVVDISSFEVYRRMDDSAGAQPTHQIFYAESLVDPTDSKDPGWKDYGTYPFDNVTNVPQFSRNANVVKARYFMYYVASNSRSSYAYIGEIGAYSPDGADFVH from the coding sequence ATGAAATTCAATAAAATATATTTTGCTCTCCTGCTATTTGGTGCTATAGCCGTTCAGTCGTGCTCGAAGATGAATGATCTTACGGACGAATATCTAGACCAGGGAGAGATTAATTATGCAGCCAAGGTGGATAGTGTGGTAGTGCTTGCCGGTGAAAACCGTATCCAGTTGAATCTTATTATAAAAGCACAGCGTATCGAAGATGTACGTATCTATTGGAATAATTATGCTGATTCCGTAGATGTGAATGTTGGCGGGGCTACAGGCACTTTCCCGGTCATGCTTGACGATATGCCGGAAAGCGGATATTTGTTCCAGATTGTGAGCTTTGATAAATATGGAAATGAATCGCTTAAGTATGAAGCTACAGGTACCTCGTATGGCGAAGATTATAAGCGGACACTTTCCAACCGTAGTTATATAACCGAATTTACACGTTACGATATGGAGGGTGACTCCTTGGTTATCTATTGGGGTGGGCTTGTAAGAGGCGCTATCAGCATGGGATTGCAATATACGGATCTTTCCGGTAAAACAGTCAGAACAGAAGTTCCGGTAGAGGCAAACGCTACGACTTTGCATAATGTGAAAGGGAATGTACAGTATAATGTGCGTTTCTTACCGGAAGAGAGTGCTATCGATACTTTTGAAACAGCACCGAACAGTATTCCGGTTTATTATGAACATCCGGTGGATAAAAAGGACTGGAAGATTATCGCTTACAGCTCGGCTTCCGCTTCTCCGGTATGGCCTGCCACGAATGCTATCGACGGGGACATAAATACTCCCTGGCATACGGAACATAATCCTACGGCTCCTTTCCCGCATTACTTTATTGTAGATATGGGCAGGGTAGTGGATATATCCAGTTTCGAGGTATATCGCCGTATGGACGATTCGGCCGGGGCACAACCTACCCACCAGATATTTTATGCCGAGTCGCTTGTCGATCCTACGGATAGTAAAGATCCGGGTTGGAAAGATTATGGCACTTATCCGTTCGATAACGTAACGAATGTTCCTCAATTTTCGAGAAATGCGAATGTGGTGAAAGCACGCTATTTTATGTATTATGTAGCTTCTAATTCCCGTTCGTCGTATGCTTATATAGGGGAGATCGGAGCGTATTCACCGGATGGAGCTGATTTTGTTCATTAG
- a CDS encoding nucleotidyltransferase family protein — translation MKTTNEYLQLLRQYMNTHAALYGITRVGIFGSVARGEQTEDSDIDVCFEAPAPTLFTLARIKYELEVLFECPVDLVRLRDRMDKYLKEEIQREALYV, via the coding sequence ATGAAGACAACAAACGAATATCTTCAACTGCTACGACAGTATATGAACACTCATGCAGCCCTTTATGGCATTACCCGTGTGGGAATTTTCGGTAGTGTGGCACGTGGTGAACAAACGGAGGATAGTGACATAGATGTCTGCTTTGAGGCTCCAGCCCCTACTCTTTTTACTTTAGCTCGTATTAAATATGAGTTGGAAGTTTTGTTTGAGTGTCCTGTAGATTTAGTTCGTTTACGCGATCGTATGGACAAGTATTTAAAAGAAGAAATTCAACGGGAGGCATTGTATGTATGA
- a CDS encoding NigD1/NigD2 family lipoprotein, with translation MKTIRSFFVVLTFLLTTVTFYSCLDDDDKYPWPDNALEAIVTVKPLEGNAYYMQLDDSTTLIPANDYVPYFGTKEEQRAYIIFTPESENVQGYNASVNILAMDSILTKPIAENLGEEKNNEIYGKDPVDMWDMWVEDGYLSFRFSSYYSGRHKHFINLIQPDSLNAPYEVEFRHNAYGDTDYPYGYDVQKGWGWVSFSLDKLPDTEGKTVKLKIKYKSYTSGDKTYELDYCTRRPAGKKASLTNLDGLRAIIK, from the coding sequence ATGAAGACGATAAGATCTTTTTTTGTTGTATTAACATTCCTTTTAACGACAGTGACCTTTTACTCTTGTTTAGATGATGATGACAAATATCCGTGGCCGGATAATGCCTTGGAAGCGATTGTAACTGTAAAGCCTTTGGAGGGAAATGCTTATTACATGCAACTGGATGATTCCACTACTTTAATACCGGCAAATGATTATGTTCCTTATTTTGGAACGAAGGAAGAACAACGCGCTTACATTATCTTCACGCCTGAAAGTGAAAACGTACAGGGTTATAATGCTTCGGTAAATATTTTGGCAATGGATAGTATTCTTACCAAGCCGATTGCCGAAAATTTAGGGGAAGAAAAGAATAATGAAATATATGGAAAAGACCCGGTGGATATGTGGGATATGTGGGTAGAAGACGGGTATTTAAGTTTCCGTTTCAGTTCATATTATAGTGGACGACATAAACATTTCATTAATTTAATTCAGCCCGATTCATTAAATGCTCCTTACGAAGTGGAATTCCGCCACAATGCTTACGGCGACACGGATTACCCGTATGGGTATGATGTGCAAAAAGGCTGGGGATGGGTTTCTTTTAGTTTGGATAAGTTACCCGATACGGAAGGAAAAACCGTGAAGTTAAAGATCAAATATAAATCATATACTTCCGGAGATAAGACCTATGAATTGGATTATTGTACCAGACGGCCTGCAGGTAAAAAGGCTTCCCTTACCAATCTGGATGGATTACGTGCTATTATAAAATAA
- a CDS encoding family 78 glycoside hydrolase catalytic domain: protein MKKIILACLFLGFILWAQAQSLQVVNLTCEYIPNPLGIDTSQPVLAWQLQSPQRNIKQTGYELLVSTSEKDLAAGKNLVWKSLRKKDDQTISVLYKGKKLKPFTRYYWKVRIYDSEGNLSPWSETAWWETSTLQPSDWKAQWIDNATKAPEKEVDFYKDDPAPLFRKTFEIKKTVSAARLYIAGLGYYEANLNGSKIGDRVLDPGWTNYGKQILYSTYDITSMLQQGANAIGVMLGNGFYNPLPIRIFRPLREYLTIGRPCLKAQIRITYTDGSTEIIGSDASWKTGSGAVMRNNVYLGEHYDARKEIKGWDTASFDDRSWQTASPATAPAGQLTAQIQPPIRVTEVIRPVRMTETRPGEFIFDMGQNFAGVARIKVQGPKGTKITIRYGEDVYSDGSLNVMTSVAGQQKRVWDANREAPGQPQTAWQEDSYILKGEGIEEWSPRFTFHGFRYVEITGWPGRPTLENITGLRMNADLPRTGTFECSNPLLNQLNKALDYTFLSNVFSVQSDCPAREKFGYGGDIVGVGRAFCWFYNMENFYRKVIHDFANDQRPSGGMTETAPYNGIADNGLGEDSGPIGWQLAFAYLQKQLYEYYGDARTIEVFYPTLVRQVEFLRSKAVDHIIETCINDHESLEERIPALFATAHYYHHVILLAEFSELLGQKEETRIYSQLAQEIKDAYIRKFVNEETGEVGNHTQGAQAIALYYDLLPPQTKEKAFQVLLRSIREQDGHVAAGIFGVPALLNVLRENNRNDIAYEMVTKRTFPGWGHMLESGATTIWETWKYSDNVYSHNHPMFGSVGEWLYQSVLGIYPLLPGFKQFQVKPQPAGDLTWAKGCYKSLYGNIESSWKKDPDSFTLQVTVPVNTTALIYLPCTPQSTITEGGKEVQVKEYKDGYACIETGSGKYSFCVR, encoded by the coding sequence ATGAAAAAGATCATTTTAGCCTGTCTGTTCCTAGGCTTCATTCTATGGGCACAAGCCCAATCTTTACAAGTCGTCAATCTTACCTGCGAATACATTCCTAACCCGTTAGGGATCGACACTTCCCAACCGGTTCTCGCTTGGCAACTCCAATCACCTCAAAGAAATATCAAACAAACAGGATATGAATTGTTAGTTAGTACCTCGGAAAAAGACCTTGCAGCAGGCAAGAATTTAGTATGGAAGAGCTTACGTAAAAAAGATGATCAAACGATTTCCGTTCTTTATAAAGGAAAAAAACTCAAACCTTTTACCCGTTATTATTGGAAAGTCCGAATATACGACTCCGAAGGAAATCTTTCCCCTTGGAGCGAAACGGCTTGGTGGGAAACATCCACGTTACAGCCTTCCGATTGGAAAGCCCAATGGATCGATAATGCTACCAAAGCACCGGAAAAGGAAGTGGATTTTTATAAAGACGATCCCGCCCCCTTATTCCGCAAAACTTTTGAAATAAAAAAAACAGTCTCTGCGGCACGTTTATATATTGCCGGATTAGGATATTACGAAGCGAACCTGAACGGTTCTAAAATAGGCGACCGGGTACTAGATCCGGGTTGGACTAATTACGGAAAACAGATTTTATATAGCACGTACGACATTACCTCCATGCTTCAACAGGGAGCTAACGCAATAGGGGTTATGCTAGGAAACGGTTTTTATAATCCTCTTCCTATACGGATCTTCCGGCCTTTACGGGAATACTTAACCATCGGGAGACCTTGCCTGAAAGCCCAGATCAGAATCACTTATACGGACGGAAGTACAGAAATTATCGGGTCGGATGCTAGTTGGAAAACCGGCTCCGGTGCCGTAATGCGTAATAATGTTTATCTGGGGGAACATTACGATGCGCGCAAGGAGATAAAAGGATGGGATACAGCTTCTTTTGATGACCGTAGCTGGCAAACGGCTTCCCCGGCTACTGCCCCTGCCGGACAGTTAACGGCGCAAATACAACCGCCTATCCGGGTAACGGAAGTGATCCGACCTGTCAGGATGACCGAAACCCGGCCGGGAGAATTTATTTTCGATATGGGACAAAATTTTGCCGGAGTAGCTCGTATCAAAGTTCAAGGACCGAAAGGGACAAAAATTACCATCCGGTATGGGGAAGATGTTTATTCGGACGGAAGTTTGAATGTGATGACTTCCGTGGCGGGCCAGCAAAAACGGGTATGGGATGCTAACCGCGAAGCTCCGGGTCAACCGCAGACAGCTTGGCAAGAAGATTCCTACATTTTAAAAGGGGAAGGAATAGAAGAATGGTCGCCTCGCTTTACTTTCCACGGCTTTCGATACGTCGAAATTACCGGATGGCCCGGTCGTCCGACTTTGGAAAACATAACCGGCCTGCGAATGAATGCCGATCTTCCCCGGACAGGTACTTTCGAGTGTTCCAATCCTTTGCTAAACCAACTAAACAAAGCACTGGATTATACTTTCTTAAGTAATGTTTTCAGTGTGCAATCCGATTGCCCGGCTCGTGAAAAATTCGGCTACGGGGGTGATATCGTAGGAGTAGGACGTGCTTTCTGCTGGTTTTACAATATGGAAAATTTCTACCGGAAAGTGATTCATGATTTTGCGAACGACCAACGTCCTTCCGGAGGAATGACCGAAACAGCTCCTTATAACGGCATAGCGGATAATGGTCTGGGCGAGGACTCCGGCCCCATTGGTTGGCAATTGGCTTTTGCTTATCTACAAAAACAGTTATATGAATATTACGGGGATGCACGCACGATAGAAGTTTTCTACCCTACCTTGGTTCGACAAGTAGAGTTTCTCCGTTCGAAAGCGGTAGACCATATCATCGAGACGTGTATCAACGACCATGAAAGTTTGGAAGAACGTATCCCGGCACTTTTTGCTACGGCTCATTATTATCATCATGTAATTCTTCTGGCAGAATTTTCCGAGCTTCTGGGACAGAAAGAAGAAACACGCATTTATTCCCAACTAGCGCAGGAAATAAAAGATGCTTATATCCGGAAGTTTGTTAACGAAGAAACGGGTGAAGTCGGAAACCATACCCAAGGAGCGCAGGCTATTGCTCTTTATTATGATTTGCTTCCTCCGCAGACAAAAGAGAAAGCTTTCCAAGTTTTGCTTCGTTCTATCCGAGAACAGGACGGCCATGTGGCTGCGGGAATTTTTGGAGTACCGGCTTTATTAAATGTCTTACGTGAAAACAATAGAAATGATATTGCTTACGAAATGGTTACCAAAAGGACCTTTCCGGGCTGGGGTCACATGCTGGAATCCGGAGCTACTACTATTTGGGAAACTTGGAAATATTCCGATAATGTCTATTCCCACAATCATCCGATGTTCGGAAGTGTGGGTGAATGGCTCTATCAGTCTGTATTAGGAATCTACCCTCTCCTACCCGGTTTTAAGCAGTTTCAAGTCAAGCCTCAACCTGCCGGAGATCTGACTTGGGCAAAAGGTTGTTACAAATCTTTATATGGTAATATCGAAAGTTCATGGAAAAAAGACCCGGATAGTTTTACTTTACAGGTTACTGTTCCGGTGAATACTACAGCTCTTATCTACCTTCCTTGTACTCCGCAATCCACTATTACCGAAGGAGGAAAAGAGGTTCAAGTAAAAGAATATAAAGACGGGTATGCTTGTATAGAAACCGGATCAGGCAAATATTCGTTTTGTGTCCGATAA
- a CDS encoding 6-bladed beta-propeller gives MKHVFYIHLIGLLLCSYPNLSRAADKVQAIRLAIRPERNVLPLSNIASSVKYISLSNDCLLRDIKKLLLDEDNNIYILDNKGNGIFKFDSQGNFIRQISRKGNGPGEYRKIYDFDIDKNQVVLLGETLMYFDLEGKFLHNKQLPTGCNSFSVQNGKIIGSLGAQSVIAYKKDTFEVYKSRTKDQYFSYSHPYHFTKNGNKIFYEDCYNDTIYEVTSKGIKPFFIADFGDLKIPKSLPINDDIFLDPKLRTYCSDVCFFKLSNHYISFIFLHENRGIVCIYNRNSKESHIFGSIRNDIDPIGISMPIPLAIKDKKIYLVTQEGWIYNQYIALKQSEKASDHQLADAIKDSLGREPQEEDNPTLIEVTCK, from the coding sequence ATGAAACACGTTTTTTATATCCACCTAATAGGCCTCTTGTTATGTTCTTACCCGAATTTATCCCGGGCAGCCGATAAGGTACAGGCAATTCGTTTAGCTATCCGGCCGGAAAGAAATGTACTTCCATTAAGTAACATCGCTTCCTCTGTAAAATACATTTCTTTGTCTAATGACTGCTTACTGCGTGATATTAAAAAGTTACTCTTAGACGAAGATAATAATATTTACATCTTGGATAATAAAGGAAACGGTATTTTTAAATTCGACTCGCAAGGCAATTTTATAAGACAGATCTCCAGAAAAGGAAACGGACCGGGCGAATACAGGAAAATTTACGACTTCGACATCGATAAGAATCAAGTGGTGTTGTTAGGCGAAACTCTTATGTATTTCGATTTGGAAGGTAAGTTTCTGCATAATAAACAATTACCTACGGGGTGTAATTCATTTAGTGTACAGAATGGAAAAATCATCGGGAGTTTAGGTGCACAATCTGTGATAGCTTATAAAAAAGATACTTTTGAAGTGTATAAATCACGAACAAAAGACCAATACTTTTCTTATTCACATCCTTACCATTTCACTAAAAACGGAAACAAAATTTTCTATGAAGATTGTTATAATGATACGATTTATGAGGTGACTTCTAAAGGAATAAAGCCATTCTTTATTGCCGATTTCGGTGACTTGAAGATACCTAAAAGTCTCCCTATTAACGATGATATTTTCCTCGACCCGAAACTACGTACCTATTGTTCCGATGTATGTTTTTTCAAATTGTCGAACCATTATATATCCTTTATTTTTCTCCATGAGAATAGAGGGATAGTTTGTATATATAATCGAAACTCAAAAGAAAGTCATATCTTCGGTTCCATCCGAAACGATATAGACCCGATCGGCATTTCCATGCCTATTCCATTGGCTATTAAAGATAAAAAAATATATTTAGTCACACAAGAGGGTTGGATTTATAATCAATATATCGCTTTAAAGCAAAGTGAAAAAGCTAGCGATCATCAGCTTGCGGACGCTATAAAAGACAGCTTGGGCCGAGAACCTCAAGAAGAGGATAATCCTACTCTTATTGAAGTAACTTGCAAATAA